In the Candidatus Kaelpia aquatica genome, TTCATCTGTTGTTAAATCTTAACAAAAGAGAGGCTCTTTTAAAATAAAAATAATTTTAGAAGTTAACTAAGCAGCTTAGATACTATTAAAAACTATATTAATAATCACTCAATAACACTTATAATCTATCTTAAAGTAAAATAACTGTTTCACTAATCTTGTTTTCTTTAGCCAAAGCATAGAGCTGTTCTTTAGTTATCATATCTTAATATAACATTTCATTTTTTCTACAACACTATTAAACTGCCTTGTTTTTGGATATTTAAAGAGAAAAAAGTGCTCTCTTTCTTAATCTCTAGAATATCCCTTATGGTCTTAATAGTAAAAAAGATGCCTGAATCATATATTTTCTTTGTTAAAATACCTGAATCGTATCTTTCCTTATACTACATATATTATGTAGTATAAGGAAACTTGTAAATAATAATTATTTTATTTTCGAAGAGATTCAAGTGACAGCATGCAAACAATCTAATCCTGAACAAATTGTTAATACGATTCTCATCTGTCCAAAAATACAGTTTAACATGCTCTTTTATTTTTATTTTGCTTATTCATTTTTACGCAAAGCCCTCACTGCAAAAATAGATTCTTATATCAATGCCTAGAGAGATACTGTATTCATACTATTATTAACTTCCATGCTAACATCTTTGTTTGTTTTTCATAATACAAATAATAAAAAATTATATCTCTTGTTAATAGATTGAAGTTGTAATTATATTTTTAGTTAAAAATAACTAAAAAAAGAAATATCAGACTTAAGGAAATCTTATTGAACAACAGAACATTCTTTGCATTGAATACTTACAAGCCTGTAAAAAATTCTTAAAAACCAGCCGAATACTCTATTTTTTGTTTTTCATAGTTTTTCATATTATCCAAAAATACTCTTCATCCCACCTAAGATCTCATTAAATGGTACGACATTAATTTGGCTATGAATAGAATACCGTTTTTCCCCAGGATAGATGACAGCAATGCGCTCAAGTTTTAAATCCTCTAGTGCATTCTTCATAGATGGAGTTATAGTCGGAGCATCCGCCCGTTTAATTTCAACACCGTACATCCTCCCGCCTTTATTAAACACCAAATCAATCTCCGCCCCTTGATGTGTTGCCCAGAAATATGGATGGTCAATATCCAAAGTGCGGATCAATTGCTCAATAACTAGACCCTCCCAAGATGCTCCGTATGTTTGATGCCGTAAAATTTCAGCTTCCGTCTTTAACTCTAAAAAGGAATTTAATATTCCCGTATCTCGAATATAAACTTTAGGTGACTTAACCTGACGTTTTTTAATATTCACATGCCATGGATGAAGTTGGCGTACCATAAACACACCTGTAAAGATATCCAGATATCTTCTGACTGTTGGCTCTGAAATACCTAACGAAGAAGCAATTGGCGCCGCATTCCATATTTGACCATGGCTATTTGCCAACATAGCCCAAAAACGATGCAGCGTCACAGATGAAAGCTCAATTCCCTGTTCACGCAAATCACGCTCAAGAAATGTTTTAATAAAACTTTTCCTCCAACTAAAGCTGTCAACGTCGTTCTTAGCCAAGAATGATAAAGGGAACCCTCCTCTTAACCACAGCAAAGAGGCTTTCTTTTCACCAACTTCGGCAAGATCAAATCCACCCATTTCAATTAATTCTAATCGTCCTGCAAGAGATTCTGATGACTGCCGTAAAAAACCGGGGGATGCGCTTCCGAGAATTAAAAATTTTGCAGGTAACGGTTTGCGGTCTAGAAGCACCCGCAAAAGAGGGAAAAGTTCAGGACGTTGCTGCACCTCATCAATAACAACCAATCCCTTTAAAGACTCAAGAACCCCCTTCGGATCAGCCAAAGCAACGAGACTACTTTGATCTTCAAGATCAAAATAGTTAGGAGAGTGAATATTGACTAATTCCCGAGCTAGTGTTGTCTTGCCAGACTGGCGAGGTCCTAAAAGCGCAACCGCCCGGCTTCGATCAAGCGCATTTTTAATAAAATTTATGTATTCACTTCTTTCAACCATGTTTTAAATATACCATGATATTCAAAATTGTCAACTTCTTATTTCATGGTGTTACTTTTAAAAGAAATCCCCGCTCACATATAAAACAAAGTAGATTATTTACCTTAAACCCGCATTCTCTATTTTAGAGATTAGCTAAAAACATTATATATAGACAAAATTAAGCTTTACTGAAAACATAAAATCCATACCCTAATTGTTACAAGAAATTTATACCATAGTCTAAATAAATACCAAGATTTTTCTACTTTGGATAAAATTATTCTTAGAATAAGAATCGATAGAATTGCTAACGTATAAGGATTGTAACCATATGATATTCCAACTGATAATAAAGACTCCGCGGTGACGCCGTCAACTAGATGATTATTGAGTTCTCTCAATAAGTGGGCACTCTGTGGGCCAACGTCTGTACCTCTACTACTATTGAGGCGCAATAAGCTGACTCAACTCGAACACCCTAATAATAAATTTGACTCAAATTTATACTAGCCAACTAGCGCTCATCGCAGAGACAATATTATTATAATACAGTTAATTTTAGAGTCAAGAATGGTTTTAATTTTTGGTTTTATTATCAGACTTAAATTGGATGTTATCCTTTTAACACTCCTATTGGTTTCAACTTTACTACAGATTTTACTAAACCAAAATCACTTATAGTCTTCGCTACTATATCTAAATCTTTATACCCTTCAGGAGATGCTCCGCTTATATCACCATCACCCATACGCTCTATATGCACACCTTCTTCTCTAAGCAAATTATATACATCTTCATTTGTCGTCATCTCTTTAATCTCTTTTTTACTAATCCTTCTGCCAGTACCATGATTAACTGAAAATAGAGATTTAGAACTTTCATCTTTTGCTGCACATATATAAGACCCGGCAGTCATAGAGCCCGGCAAAGGCACAGGCTGACCTGTCTTGCTATACAAAGAATGTGATTTAATAAATGAAGGCCCAAGTGCTAAGCTAGCTCCATTTCTATGCACCCAGAACTTTCTACCACCTAAATCTTCTTGTTTTATTATTTTGTGAGCTACGTCTATAAGTATCTCCATCTTTACGTTCTTATCTATGTACTTAACCACAATATCTTGAACTAGTTTATAGGCTAAGACTCTATTTACAAAACCATAGTTTGCTGCTGCATAAGCACAAGAAATATATCTTCTTGCTTCATCTGAATCAGCTTCTATTGCAAAAGGCGAAGAATGGGTATTAAAATAAGCCGATCTTCTCTTAGAATACTTCTTTATATTTAAAGTGAAATGATATCTATGTTTTCTTATTAATTCCTTTAAACTCAGATCTTTTCTATCCATAAAATACTTACCAATTCTGCCGCCAAATGCTCCCGGCTCACCATGAATCATAAATATTATCTGATCCTTTTCTATGCCCCAAGTTTTAGCAATGTCATTATCTATAACTTTACTAACTCTACTCATCTCAAGAAAATGATTTCCAACCCACATTGAGCCAAGCTTTTTAAATCCTCCTTGATAAACATCGGATGGAATATTGTTTAATACCTCTTTAAATGTAAAATCGGTATTTTTAAAGAAAGATCCCTCATCTTCGATATTTTTCTGGTCTGAATCACTTAATCCAACCCTATCTTTAGCCCATTCAACACCCTTATAGATAATGTCATTTAAATCAACTCTACTAATCTGCCAATAACTATTTTTACGATCTGAAAAAGCGTCCTTAAGATGCTTGTATATTAAGCTAATCTTATTGTGATCAAGATCTTTATAATACAAAGAGGTTTTAATAACTGTTATACCGCAATTGAAATTACTCTTAATTGCTATAGGGTATATTAAATCATCAGTATCAAATACTACTCCTGTTGGAATAATCTCTTTTGATTTAAAGGATAAGTCGGGAAATACAGACACACTCTTTACTCCTTCCCATTTAGATATTGTCTTAATTTGATTTATTACACTGATATCAGGAGCCAAGCTATCGTTTAAGAAAAATTTGACTCTATTCATAGTTTTAATAATGTCTCTTTAAGTCTCTCTACATTCTTATCTAAACCTTCAGATTTAACCATTCCAACCTCATAACAGCGAACATTTGAAAGCAATGCATCTAAGACGCTTTTTCTAGATTCTGACAAGTTAAAATCCGGAACCAACCAATTGTAAAGGCTACTATACTCCATATAATTATTCAATTCTGCAGGAATAGAACTTGAGATAATTGCCTTATTAACTGCTTCTAATGTATTCAACTCTCTTATGGTAAACTTTGAACTAAATTGAGGAAATATAAGTATATCTGGTTTAAAATTTTTAACATCATCTACTGTATTAGGGCTGTAAAAACTTTTACTGACTTTAAACCTATCTATTTTGTTGAACTTATCTCTCCATAATAATTCACTCTCATTTTTATGTATTCTCACTAATTCATAGCAAGGATAGACTCTCTCCTTATCATAAAAGATAAGATTATCAGAGATAAATCGTGAATCTCTATTCTGTAATAAAGATAAAGCCAAACTAGTCTTTCCTATTCCCTCCAAACCACAAATTATTAAACCAATATTATTAAATTCAACTGCTGAAGCATGTAATATATGGGTCTGTTTAAAATATTCTAAATACCAAAAAAGAGTATAATATAAAATAGGATATGTGATTGCGAAAAACAGCTCTTCTTGAGACCTACTAGGCAAAGCATACCTCATAGAATCCTTTAAAAACTTTCTAATCATAACAGCATTTAAGAATATTTCCCTATCTCCTAATGTAAGATCTAACAAAACCTTCTTTTTATTATTAACCTTTTTAAGAGCTGCTATTCTATTATTTGCAATAAATGTACCAGGTCCAAGCATATTACCATCTAATAAACTCTTGAGTTTTAAAAAATACTCATTAAAATTATTACTACACCAATTAATATTTATAGAGATTTGAGGTTTTTTAGATAGATTTGATTGCACTACAATCTTATTAAAATATACTTTCAGATAATCCAAATACCTAGAATGATTAGCATTTAACTCTACTATTAATCCACCTATATCGATAGTCAATGGATATACATTTTTCTTAATATATCTATAGCCTATCTTTTGACCTAGAATATCTTCCATCATACTTCTATATTGTCTAGTAATTAAATCCAAACCAAAATTTTTAACTTTATTTGACCCGTTTTTTACAAGATCATCTCTGTAATCATTATCCTTTAAAACTTTAATAACCCCAGCTGCGATACTATCTATACTATAAGGATTTACAAGCTCTGCAGCCCCTTCAGCAATCTCTCTCATTGAAGAAATATTAGAGGTTACTACTGGAGTACCGCAAGAGAAAGCCTCTGCAATCGGCAGGCCAAAGCCTTCATAAAAAGAAGGAAAGACTAATACTTTAGCTCCATTGTATAAAAATACTAAATCTTCCTGCTTTACATACCCTAAAGAGATAAGGTCTTCTTTAAGTTCATATGTTTTAATATACTCCTCTACATCCTTATAAGACTTTATATATTTACCAACTACAACAAGTTTAATCTCAGGAAATTTCTCTTTTATCTTAGGAAATGCTTTTAATAGAGAGAGAAGATTTTTTCTAGGTTCAATAGTTGAGACAAAGAGAATATAATCATCTACTATTCCAAGCTTATGGAGTCTCTTCTTTAGCTTATTTTTATCTTCTATTACCTTATACATTGGATCAATTACAGGATATATTACCTTTGTTTTATCCTGAGCATCGGGATAGAATCTTAAGAGATCATTCCTTGTGTTATGGGATACACATACAATACAATCAACATCTTTAATTAATCTAGGTAGTGAACTAAGTACAATACTCCTTGTATCGATTGATGATAACTCCGGAGCAACCAAAGGAATAAGATCATGTATTATTAGAATACTTTTTCCATAAGGCGAGGGCTTAAATCCAAAACTTGAAGTTAGACAGATATCTGCTTTTGGTAAATCTCTTTTATAAACATTAACATACTTAATACTATTAGATTTAATGTTGGGACATCTCTTCTTAAAATCAAAGAATCTTTTTCTATAACAGAGAACTAACTTATGCTCATTAGACCAGGATAGAGAAGCCAAGGCTTTAACTAAAGCAACAGTAAACATTCCAATACCTGTAGAAGAAGATTTTAACGTAGAATTGATATCAATACATATTTTCATAGTAAATAATTACACTAATTGAAGACTGATTTAATAGACACAGGGCTAACAGGCAGGTATCTAATTTTTGATTTCATAATTTAATAATTTTACCATATATTACTTTATTGAAATATTTTAAAATAGCCCAAAAATATAACCTGATATATCCAAAAGACTCATGAAACATCTTAAAATCAGAACTACCATCTTCTCTCTCATGCCAGACAGTAGATATCTCGCTTATCTTATAACCAAAAAGATAAGCTTTTACACATAACTCCATGGAAATCTCAAAACTATCAGAATTGAGCATAATATTATCCAATATATCCTTTTTATACATCTTAAAAGCATTACTACAATCTTTTGTAGGAATATTGATAATCCTACTAAGACTTATTCCAACAAGCCTTGAAAAAAATCCTTTTAAAACCAAGCCTCCATTTCTCTCTCCAGGCTTCATATATCTAGAGCCACAAACCATATCGATATTTTTCTGTTTAAATTTTTCAAATATTAATAGTATATCACTAATATTATCGCATCCATCTGCCATTAAATGCAGCAATAGATCACCTCTTGCCTGTTTAATGCCGAATCTTAAAGCATTGGCAAAACCTGCAGGAGTATTATTAGAGACAACTTCGATATTAAACGTAGTATGATTTTGAGCAAATTCGCTAACAATCTGAGCTGTGGCATCTATTGAATGATCATCTACCACAACAACCTCTTCTATGATCTCAAGTGGTACTTGGTCTACTACATCAGCTAATACCTTGCCTATTAAATACTCTTCGTTGTGAGCAGGTATTATAATACTAACTTTCATTTATTAATTTTATAGATACATACCAATCTATTTTAAAAAACCAAATTAAATACTTCAGGATTATTTTCTGCCCATTTATTTTCAAAAAGAAAATCTACACCTTTGACTCTTAAATCCTTACGCTAAGCACCGCAATCAACATTACCTCTATAATTCCTGCTGGCTTTTATTATAACATTTAACATTATAATCATGATTCCATTCGTAATAGCTATCTTTTTTCCCTACTAGTCCAGCACCCATCCCCAACAAAAACCAGAACAGTGCCGCATCCTGAAAACCCACAATAATAATCGTAGTAGTCAACGCAAGCAATAAGCTGGCAAAAATCCCGCCGCTTAATCCTAATTGAATTGCTCCTACATCCTTATCTTGACATAGCCTTATCGACTTGAACATGTTTTTAAAAAACATAACTAAAATCCACAAAAAGGTAAGTAAACCTATCATCCCGGTTTCAAGGAGAACCTCTAAAAATGCATTGTGGGCATGAAGATGCCTGCTCAATTCCGGCTTATAAAACGAGAGAAGTCTTTCACTTTGCCCTAATCCAGATCCAAAAACCGGAAAATCTTTAAATATTTCTAAGGCTCCTTCATACATCTCTTCTCTTCCTCCCCAGGTAGATATATCAAAAGATGCAATCGCTCTCTGTTTCACTGCTGGTGATAAAAACAAAGCTCCAACAACAAAAATAACCACTATACAAACTGTTATCTTTTTATTCTTCATAAAAGAGACAACTAATAAAGAAACTAATATTGCTGCCCAAGCTGCCCTTGAAAAGTTCGCAAGCAAACAAGAAAATAAAACAATAACACCCATCAAACTGCCCAATCTTAAAAACTTATTTTTTCCAAAAACTCCAATCATAAAGAGCAATGGTATGCCTAACGCTAAATAAGGAGTAAATGCGGTATAAATTCCAAAAGAAGAAAAAAGGCGGGCTGGAGAACGGGAGTAATCCCATACCCCTCCAACACCTAAAATTACACCGCTTAAAATCAAAAAAATGGTTAAAACAATTAAATGCTGCCTATCTTTAACTAAATAACTACCAATTAAAAAAAAGATGAAATAATAGAAATACCGTTCCATAAGAACACCATAACTATGATAAGGATTTAAGCCAAATGCAAGAGAAGCGATTAAAGCTAACCCGAAAAATAATAAAGGTTTGTTTAATACTGTTTTAGAAAATATATGTTCAAAAAATTTAACATTATATTTCAATAAATTTATAATAAGCCATAATAAACCGCCTATAACTAAACAAATCTTTCCTGTTTTACTAAAATAAGGAATAAAAATAATAAATAGTGAAAAAGTTACTAATAATGCTTTTTCTAAATAAAAAATTCCTTTTTTCATTATTTATTTACTCAATCAATTAAAGCTCAATTATCGATAAAATAAAGGCTTGTAAATTATTTCGGTGATTATAACTTTTCATTCGTTGTATTGAAGACTTGACGTAAAGGAGGGGACAATTTCTTGTATTTTCTTTACAATTTTCCGCTCATCTCGTATTTTTATTAATTCTTCTAACTCTTTAATCTGACTTCTTAATTTCTGAGAGTCAAAATTATTAGGCTGAGTAATATAAATCTTATTATGCTTGGTAACCTTATCCCGTTCAGCATCATGCAATGTTTCTTCGCGTAATTTTTCGCCCGGACGCAATCCTGTAAACTTTATAGCTATATCTTTTTCCGGCTTAAGACCGGAAAGAGCAATTAAATTACGAGCTAAATCAACTATTTTTATCTGCTCTCCCATATCTAATATAAATATCTCCCCGCCTTTCCCTATAACTCCGGCTTGTAAAACCAGCCTCACGGCCTCATGCACACTCATAAAATAACGCATTGCATCAGGATGAGTAACAGTAATAGGACCGCCCTCTTCTATCTGCTTTTTGAAAAGAGGAACAACG is a window encoding:
- a CDS encoding glycosyltransferase family 2 protein, which translates into the protein MKVSIIIPAHNEEYLIGKVLADVVDQVPLEIIEEVVVVDDHSIDATAQIVSEFAQNHTTFNIEVVSNNTPAGFANALRFGIKQARGDLLLHLMADGCDNISDILLIFEKFKQKNIDMVCGSRYMKPGERNGGLVLKGFFSRLVGISLSRIINIPTKDCSNAFKMYKKDILDNIMLNSDSFEISMELCVKAYLFGYKISEISTVWHEREDGSSDFKMFHESFGYIRLYFWAILKYFNKVIYGKIIKL
- a CDS encoding RtcB family protein, with the protein product MNRVKFFLNDSLAPDISVINQIKTISKWEGVKSVSVFPDLSFKSKEIIPTGVVFDTDDLIYPIAIKSNFNCGITVIKTSLYYKDLDHNKISLIYKHLKDAFSDRKNSYWQISRVDLNDIIYKGVEWAKDRVGLSDSDQKNIEDEGSFFKNTDFTFKEVLNNIPSDVYQGGFKKLGSMWVGNHFLEMSRVSKVIDNDIAKTWGIEKDQIIFMIHGEPGAFGGRIGKYFMDRKDLSLKELIRKHRYHFTLNIKKYSKRRSAYFNTHSSPFAIEADSDEARRYISCAYAAANYGFVNRVLAYKLVQDIVVKYIDKNVKMEILIDVAHKIIKQEDLGGRKFWVHRNGASLALGPSFIKSHSLYSKTGQPVPLPGSMTAGSYICAAKDESSKSLFSVNHGTGRRISKKEIKEMTTNEDVYNLLREEGVHIERMGDGDISGASPEGYKDLDIVAKTISDFGLVKSVVKLKPIGVLKG
- a CDS encoding O-antigen ligase family protein produces the protein MKKGIFYLEKALLVTFSLFIIFIPYFSKTGKICLVIGGLLWLIINLLKYNVKFFEHIFSKTVLNKPLLFFGLALIASLAFGLNPYHSYGVLMERYFYYFIFFLIGSYLVKDRQHLIVLTIFLILSGVILGVGGVWDYSRSPARLFSSFGIYTAFTPYLALGIPLLFMIGVFGKNKFLRLGSLMGVIVLFSCLLANFSRAAWAAILVSLLVVSFMKNKKITVCIVVIFVVGALFLSPAVKQRAIASFDISTWGGREEMYEGALEIFKDFPVFGSGLGQSERLLSFYKPELSRHLHAHNAFLEVLLETGMIGLLTFLWILVMFFKNMFKSIRLCQDKDVGAIQLGLSGGIFASLLLALTTTIIIVGFQDAALFWFLLGMGAGLVGKKDSYYEWNHDYNVKCYNKSQQEL
- a CDS encoding glycosyltransferase, whose translation is MKICIDINSTLKSSSTGIGMFTVALVKALASLSWSNEHKLVLCYRKRFFDFKKRCPNIKSNSIKYVNVYKRDLPKADICLTSSFGFKPSPYGKSILIIHDLIPLVAPELSSIDTRSIVLSSLPRLIKDVDCIVCVSHNTRNDLLRFYPDAQDKTKVIYPVIDPMYKVIEDKNKLKKRLHKLGIVDDYILFVSTIEPRKNLLSLLKAFPKIKEKFPEIKLVVVGKYIKSYKDVEEYIKTYELKEDLISLGYVKQEDLVFLYNGAKVLVFPSFYEGFGLPIAEAFSCGTPVVTSNISSMREIAEGAAELVNPYSIDSIAAGVIKVLKDNDYRDDLVKNGSNKVKNFGLDLITRQYRSMMEDILGQKIGYRYIKKNVYPLTIDIGGLIVELNANHSRYLDYLKVYFNKIVVQSNLSKKPQISININWCSNNFNEYFLKLKSLLDGNMLGPGTFIANNRIAALKKVNNKKKVLLDLTLGDREIFLNAVMIRKFLKDSMRYALPSRSQEELFFAITYPILYYTLFWYLEYFKQTHILHASAVEFNNIGLIICGLEGIGKTSLALSLLQNRDSRFISDNLIFYDKERVYPCYELVRIHKNESELLWRDKFNKIDRFKVSKSFYSPNTVDDVKNFKPDILIFPQFSSKFTIRELNTLEAVNKAIISSSIPAELNNYMEYSSLYNWLVPDFNLSESRKSVLDALLSNVRCYEVGMVKSEGLDKNVERLKETLLKL
- a CDS encoding ATP-binding protein; this encodes MVERSEYINFIKNALDRSRAVALLGPRQSGKTTLARELVNIHSPNYFDLEDQSSLVALADPKGVLESLKGLVVIDEVQQRPELFPLLRVLLDRKPLPAKFLILGSASPGFLRQSSESLAGRLELIEMGGFDLAEVGEKKASLLWLRGGFPLSFLAKNDVDSFSWRKSFIKTFLERDLREQGIELSSVTLHRFWAMLANSHGQIWNAAPIASSLGISEPTVRRYLDIFTGVFMVRQLHPWHVNIKKRQVKSPKVYIRDTGILNSFLELKTEAEILRHQTYGASWEGLVIEQLIRTLDIDHPYFWATHQGAEIDLVFNKGGRMYGVEIKRADAPTITPSMKNALEDLKLERIAVIYPGEKRYSIHSQINVVPFNEILGGMKSIFG